In one Populus nigra chromosome 12, ddPopNigr1.1, whole genome shotgun sequence genomic region, the following are encoded:
- the LOC133669917 gene encoding L10-interacting MYB domain-containing protein-like, with the protein MEGAESSDKASWSKEMLHTFCDICIVAIEKGMRPSTHFDKAGWKFVMAVFKEKTGLAFTKTQLKNKWDGAKKEWRIWKKLISETGVGWNNELGTISASDEWWNKKTQEIRGSKKFRHAGIEPSLCSKFDRMFSNVVATGHYAWASSSGVLFDDDTVNQNTQDVHVNEEENLEEGSGDSEEDVIPNYTDDVCNLVAGVNMGNSSTTNSSGKRKAREQCGGQSTKKSKKPHGVGAQMLTRWDKLVDDVSTRNDSRDKIGCSNSEVMTEIHSIPDIIFGDDLYCFATEYLSRRNKREMWAAIGDLDRKYQWLQKMHQRSQKH; encoded by the exons atggaAGGTGCTGAAAGCTCGGATAAAGCATCTTGGAGTAAAGAGATGTTGCATACATTTTGTGATATTTGTATTGTCGCTATTGAGAAAGGAATGAGGCCAAGCACTCATTTTGATAAGGCCGGATGGAAATTTGTTATGGCTGTCTTCAAAGAGAAAACTGGTCTTGCTTTTACTAAGActcaactaaaaaacaaatgggATGGTGCAAAAAAGGAGTGGAGGATTTGGAAAAAACTGATTTCTGAAACAGGAGTAGGATGGAATAATGAACTTGGAACTATTAGTGCTAGTGATGAGTGgtggaataaaaaaactcag GAAATCAGAGGGTCTAAAAAGTTTAGACATGCTGGGATTGAACCTTCACTTTGCAGTAAGTTTGATAGAATGTTCAGCAATGTTGTGGCGACTGGACACTATGCTTGGGCTTCATCTTCCGGAGTATTATTTGATGATGATACTGTGAATCAAAACACTCAGGATGTTCAtgttaatgaagaagaaaatctaGAGGAAGGGAGTGGTGATTCCGAGGAGGATGTCATTCCCAATTACACAGATGATGTTTGCAATTTAGTTGCTGGAGTTAATATGGGAAATAGCAGTACCACAAATAGCAGTGGAAAGAGAAAAGCAAGAGAGCAATGCGGTGGGCAAAGtacaaagaaaagcaaaaaacctCATGGAGTTGGAGCTCAAATGCTTACACGTTGGGATAAACTAGTTGATGATGTTTCAACAAGGAATGATAGTAGGGATAAGATAGGGTGTAGCAATAGTGAGGTGATGACAGAGATTCATTCCATACCCGATATTATTTTTGGTGATGACTTATATTGCTTTGCTACGGAGTACTTGTCTAGGAGGAATAAAAGAGAGATGTGGGCAGCAATAGGAGATCTTGATAGGAAGTACCAATGGCTGCAAAAAATGCATCAGAGAAGTCAAAAGCACTAA